Proteins encoded in a region of the Paenibacillus sp. W2I17 genome:
- the iolE gene encoding myo-inosose-2 dehydratase: MSKLPFQLGIHPINWVGEDVKEHGDATTCAQILDDIQRLGLTGTEMGRKYPTDPAILREELSKRNINLVSQWKSVLFSDPAYRQSELDSYRRHAEFLQSMGSKVISTAEVGGSLHFDPRRTPNEKEVLRLNQSEWHILAEGLNEAGAIAREHGLKLTYHHHGGTVVEQPDEIDRLMELTDPSLVYLLYDTGHAYYGGADPLELLRKHYDRIAYIHLKDIRPHVLDEARAEQSDFVGCIRRGVFTVPGDGCIDFAPILQELITRGYDGWAMLEGEQDPAIHNPYEYAKRSLNYMESLYQHS; this comes from the coding sequence ATGAGCAAGCTGCCATTCCAGCTTGGGATTCATCCGATCAATTGGGTCGGTGAAGATGTGAAGGAGCATGGTGATGCGACAACGTGTGCACAGATTCTGGATGACATTCAGCGTCTTGGGCTGACAGGTACAGAGATGGGACGTAAATATCCGACCGACCCTGCTATATTGCGTGAAGAACTGAGTAAGAGAAATATCAATCTGGTCTCCCAGTGGAAATCGGTACTGTTCTCTGATCCGGCGTATCGTCAGTCGGAGCTGGACAGTTATCGGAGACATGCGGAATTTCTGCAATCCATGGGCAGTAAGGTGATCAGTACGGCGGAGGTAGGTGGGTCACTTCATTTTGATCCAAGACGGACACCGAATGAAAAAGAAGTGCTCAGACTCAACCAATCTGAATGGCATATCCTCGCTGAAGGGTTGAACGAAGCAGGAGCTATTGCCCGCGAACATGGGTTGAAGCTTACGTACCATCATCATGGAGGCACAGTGGTAGAGCAACCGGATGAGATTGATCGACTGATGGAGTTGACGGACCCTTCTCTCGTGTATCTGCTCTATGACACAGGTCATGCCTACTATGGCGGAGCCGATCCGCTTGAACTGCTGCGCAAACATTATGATCGGATCGCCTATATTCATCTGAAAGATATCCGCCCGCATGTGCTGGATGAAGCACGCGCGGAGCAGTCTGATTTTGTCGGCTGTATTCGTAGAGGAGTGTTCACCGTACCAGGAGATGGATGCATTGATTTTGCTCCCATTCTTCAGGAACTGATTACACGAGGGTACGATGGTTGGGCGATGCTTGAAGGAGAACAGGACCCAGCAATTCATAACCCGTATGAGTATGCGAAGCGATCTTTGAACTATATGGAGTCGTTATACCAACATAGCTGA
- a CDS encoding CoA-acylating methylmalonate-semialdehyde dehydrogenase — MGKGISEASATATMVQNWIGGAWVTPASTRTEPVVNPATEEVIAHVPLSEQADVDLAVQTAREAFKSWSSTPVPRRARILFRYQQLLVEHWEELARLVTLENGKSYAEAYGEVLRGIECVEFAAGAPNLMMGKQLPDIATGLESGMYRYPIGVIGGITPFNFPMMVPCWMFPLAIACGNTFVLKPSERTPLLAGRLAELFKEAGLPDGVLNIVHGAHDVVNGLLEHKDVQAISFVGSQPVAEYVYTTASKHGKRVQALAGAKNHSIVMPDADLDLTVKEITSAAFGSAGERCMACAVVVAVGDVADELVQKLVEAADRITIGNGMDEGVFLGPVIRGPHKERTLSYIEAGEQEGAALIRDGRKDQATGESGYFVGPTVFDQVDSNMKIWQDEIFAPVLSVARVSTLEEAVELANRSDFANGACLFTRSGASMRQFRETIDAGMLGINLGVPAPMAFFPFSGWKKSFYGDLHANGTDGVEFYTRKKMVTARW; from the coding sequence ATGGGAAAAGGAATTTCTGAAGCGTCTGCAACAGCGACAATGGTACAAAACTGGATCGGAGGTGCCTGGGTAACCCCGGCGTCAACTCGTACGGAGCCGGTTGTGAATCCGGCCACGGAAGAAGTTATTGCACATGTGCCACTGTCTGAACAAGCGGACGTGGATCTGGCGGTTCAGACAGCACGAGAAGCGTTCAAATCCTGGAGCAGCACACCGGTTCCGCGCCGTGCACGTATTCTGTTCCGCTACCAGCAACTGCTGGTTGAACATTGGGAAGAGCTGGCTCGCCTGGTGACGCTGGAGAACGGTAAAAGTTATGCCGAAGCGTACGGCGAGGTATTGCGTGGCATTGAATGCGTCGAGTTCGCGGCAGGTGCCCCGAATTTGATGATGGGCAAACAACTGCCTGACATCGCGACAGGACTGGAGTCGGGCATGTACCGCTACCCGATCGGTGTTATTGGGGGAATTACCCCATTCAATTTCCCGATGATGGTACCGTGCTGGATGTTCCCGCTGGCTATTGCGTGCGGTAACACCTTTGTCCTGAAGCCGTCCGAGCGCACACCGCTACTGGCAGGCCGCCTGGCAGAGCTGTTCAAGGAAGCAGGGCTTCCGGACGGCGTGCTCAACATCGTTCACGGTGCGCATGATGTCGTGAACGGGTTGCTGGAACATAAGGATGTTCAAGCGATCTCCTTTGTCGGATCACAACCTGTAGCTGAATACGTCTACACCACTGCATCCAAGCATGGCAAACGGGTACAGGCACTGGCTGGTGCCAAAAACCACTCCATCGTTATGCCGGACGCCGATCTGGATCTAACCGTGAAAGAGATTACCAGTGCAGCTTTTGGTTCAGCAGGGGAGCGTTGCATGGCATGTGCGGTTGTTGTGGCTGTGGGTGATGTGGCTGACGAACTGGTACAAAAGCTGGTGGAAGCGGCAGACCGCATTACCATTGGTAACGGTATGGATGAGGGCGTGTTCCTCGGTCCTGTCATCCGTGGACCACATAAAGAGCGTACACTTAGTTACATTGAAGCCGGAGAGCAGGAAGGCGCGGCATTGATTCGGGATGGGCGTAAGGATCAGGCGACAGGTGAATCCGGTTATTTTGTAGGGCCTACGGTATTTGACCAAGTTGATAGCAATATGAAAATTTGGCAGGATGAGATCTTTGCTCCAGTACTCTCGGTGGCAAGAGTGTCTACGCTGGAGGAAGCTGTTGAGCTGGCGAACCGTTCCGACTTTGCCAACGGGGCGTGTCTGTTCACCCGCAGCGGAGCGAGTATGCGTCAATTCCGTGAAACGATTGATGCGGGCATGTTGGGTATTAACCTGGGCGTACCTGCACCAATGGCATTTTTCCCGTTTTCCGGTTGGAAAAAGTCCTTCTATGGTGATCTGCACGCTAATGGCACGGATGGTGTTGAATTCTACACTCGCAAGAAGATGGTAACGGCGCGCTGGTAA
- the iolD gene encoding 3D-(3,5/4)-trihydroxycyclohexane-1,2-dione acylhydrolase (decyclizing): MKTIRLTMAQALLRYLDQQYISVDGVETKFVKGIIGIFGHGNVTGIGEALERSPGSLTYMQGKNEQGMVHTAAAYAKQKNRRQIYACTTSIGPGALNMITAAATATVNRIPVLLLPGDNFATREPDPVLQQLEVSSDYTISATDPFKAVSKYWDRIVRPEQLMIAVTQAMRVLTDPAETGAVTLALPQDVQAEAYDYPESFFARKVHYLDRRPPVQAAIERATEQIARGRKPLLVAGGGVLYSEASVQLVEFAEAFGIPIAETQAGKSAVSWDHPLNVGAIGVTGSLAANRLAREADVVIGVGTRFSDFTTASRSAFQHPEASFININLNGMDAAKLGGEAILADAREGLQALQKELQERQYRSAYGASEIADLRAEWNAEVDRLYGAQHEAGLAQTTAVGIVNRTIDPSSVIVCAAGSLPGDLHRLWRASEPKTYHMEYGFSCMGYEVSGAFGAALAEPDREVYAMVGDGSYLMLHSEFVTSLQEQKKMTVLLFNNNGFQCIHNLQREHGSDGFGNEFRYRESESGRLTGDYMPMDFAAHARSMGAKSYRAETAEQLEQAIRDAKNETVSTLIEIPVVPGTNAGGYESWWNVGVPEVSAEEKVVHAHHTMQANRAKARPF; the protein is encoded by the coding sequence ATGAAAACAATTCGACTAACGATGGCTCAGGCACTGCTTCGATACCTGGATCAGCAATATATCTCGGTTGACGGGGTGGAAACCAAGTTTGTGAAGGGAATCATCGGTATTTTTGGACATGGCAATGTAACAGGCATTGGAGAAGCGCTGGAGCGCAGTCCGGGAAGCCTGACGTATATGCAAGGCAAGAACGAACAAGGCATGGTGCATACGGCAGCGGCTTATGCCAAGCAGAAGAACCGTAGACAGATCTATGCATGTACTACATCCATTGGACCTGGTGCTTTGAATATGATTACAGCGGCAGCTACTGCAACGGTGAACCGGATTCCGGTTTTATTGCTTCCAGGAGATAACTTTGCTACACGGGAACCGGACCCGGTACTTCAGCAGTTAGAAGTGAGCAGTGACTATACGATCTCAGCCACTGATCCATTCAAAGCCGTCAGCAAGTACTGGGATCGCATTGTTCGTCCCGAACAGTTGATGATTGCTGTTACACAGGCGATGCGTGTGCTAACCGATCCAGCAGAGACAGGAGCAGTAACGCTCGCACTGCCGCAGGATGTACAGGCAGAGGCATACGATTATCCAGAATCGTTCTTTGCCCGCAAAGTACATTATCTGGATCGTCGCCCCCCGGTACAGGCAGCCATTGAGCGGGCAACGGAGCAGATTGCCCGAGGCAGAAAGCCGCTGCTCGTTGCAGGTGGCGGTGTGTTGTACTCTGAGGCATCCGTCCAGCTCGTGGAATTCGCCGAGGCATTTGGTATTCCGATCGCCGAGACGCAGGCGGGCAAGAGCGCAGTCTCTTGGGACCACCCACTGAATGTGGGGGCCATCGGGGTTACAGGTTCTCTAGCAGCCAACAGGCTGGCGAGAGAAGCGGATGTGGTGATCGGCGTCGGTACTCGTTTCTCCGATTTTACGACGGCATCCCGCTCTGCTTTTCAACATCCGGAAGCTTCATTCATCAACATTAACCTGAACGGCATGGATGCTGCCAAGTTAGGCGGGGAAGCCATTCTGGCAGATGCACGCGAAGGACTGCAGGCTTTGCAAAAGGAATTGCAGGAAAGACAATACCGCAGTGCATATGGTGCATCCGAAATCGCTGATCTCCGCGCTGAGTGGAATGCAGAAGTGGATCGGCTGTATGGAGCACAACACGAAGCAGGACTCGCGCAGACTACAGCAGTCGGCATAGTTAATCGGACCATTGATCCATCCTCCGTCATTGTGTGTGCGGCAGGCAGTCTGCCAGGCGATCTGCATCGTCTGTGGCGTGCGTCTGAACCAAAGACATACCACATGGAGTATGGATTCTCCTGTATGGGGTACGAGGTAAGTGGAGCGTTCGGAGCAGCACTTGCGGAGCCGGATCGTGAAGTGTACGCCATGGTCGGTGATGGCAGTTATCTGATGCTGCATTCGGAGTTTGTGACCAGTTTGCAGGAACAGAAGAAGATGACTGTCCTCTTATTCAACAACAATGGATTCCAGTGTATTCATAATTTGCAGCGGGAACACGGTAGTGACGGGTTCGGCAATGAGTTCCGTTATCGGGAGTCAGAAAGCGGACGATTGACCGGGGACTACATGCCAATGGACTTCGCAGCTCACGCCCGAAGCATGGGAGCCAAATCCTATAGAGCGGAAACGGCAGAACAGCTGGAACAAGCAATCCGAGATGCGAAGAACGAAACGGTGAGTACGTTGATTGAGATCCCGGTCGTGCCTGGAACCAACGCAGGTGGATACGAGTCGTGGTGGAATGTAGGTGTGCCAGAAGTATCTGCCGAGGAAAAGGTAGTTCATGCACATCACACCATGCAAGCCAACCGTGCCAAAGCAAGACCTTTTTAA
- the iolG gene encoding inositol 2-dehydrogenase, whose product MGKDKVRIGIIGAGRIGKIHADNLLRNPHAEIVGISDLFAGPELEAWASSRGIPVVTTDSSQLISMPNVDAVLICSSTDTHVPLIEQAAQAGKHIFCEKPVSMDLAQTQAAVAAVQKAGVKLQIGFNRRFDHNFRRIRAHVQDGTIGDPHIIKITSRDPSPPPAEYIRVSGGIFMDMMIHDFDMARYLSGSEVEEVYAQGNVLINPVFAEHGDVDTAIVTMTFANGAIGVIDNSRQAVYGYDQRVEVFGSMGSAAAANDHPNTAEISTAAGLMRDKPLHFFLERYNEAYVQETVLFIDAIIHDTPVIVDGHDAVQAERIALAAKLSMERGRPVKLSEVPGMSLESQTATP is encoded by the coding sequence ATGGGCAAGGACAAAGTGAGAATTGGCATCATCGGTGCTGGACGGATCGGCAAAATTCATGCAGACAATCTCCTGCGCAACCCGCATGCCGAGATTGTGGGAATCAGTGACTTGTTTGCAGGTCCTGAATTGGAGGCTTGGGCCTCCAGTCGTGGCATCCCTGTTGTAACAACGGATAGCAGCCAGTTGATCTCGATGCCTAATGTAGACGCGGTGCTGATCTGTTCTTCAACCGATACACATGTGCCGCTGATCGAACAGGCCGCTCAGGCGGGCAAACATATCTTCTGCGAGAAGCCGGTCAGCATGGATCTGGCACAGACTCAAGCAGCTGTAGCGGCAGTTCAGAAGGCTGGCGTGAAGCTGCAAATCGGATTTAACCGCCGCTTCGATCACAACTTCAGACGGATACGTGCGCATGTGCAGGATGGTACGATTGGTGATCCGCATATTATCAAAATTACTTCTCGCGACCCGAGTCCACCGCCTGCGGAGTATATCCGGGTGTCTGGCGGGATTTTCATGGACATGATGATCCACGATTTTGACATGGCCCGGTATCTCTCCGGGAGTGAAGTGGAAGAAGTGTACGCTCAGGGCAACGTGCTGATCAATCCGGTCTTTGCGGAACATGGCGACGTGGATACAGCGATTGTAACGATGACGTTTGCCAACGGGGCGATTGGTGTTATTGATAACAGCCGTCAGGCTGTATACGGGTATGACCAGCGTGTTGAAGTATTTGGCTCAATGGGCAGCGCCGCAGCGGCGAATGATCATCCGAATACGGCTGAGATCAGTACAGCGGCCGGGCTCATGCGCGACAAACCGTTACACTTTTTCCTGGAACGCTACAATGAAGCATATGTACAGGAGACAGTCCTCTTTATCGATGCAATCATCCATGATACACCGGTTATCGTAGATGGCCACGATGCAGTACAGGCAGAACGAATTGCGCTGGCAGCAAAACTGTCCATGGAGCGGGGAAGACCTGTGAAGCTGAGTGAAGTTCCTGGGATGTCACTGGAATCGCAAACGGCAACGCCATAG
- the iolB gene encoding 5-deoxy-glucuronate isomerase, translated as MSERIVKPVVNPEGDGTLINVTPESAGWEYVGFQVAKLAEGETLTRESGDQELCVVLLSGFANVSTREHTWDNIGKRMSVFEKIPPYSVYVSTSDQVQITARTELEIAICVAPGKGTYPARLITPEDVGVEARGYGNLERQIHNILPEQKEADSLLVVEVFTPDGHWSSYPPHKHDRDALPDESLLEETYYFRVQPEQGFAIQRIYSDDRSVDETLAVKNGEVVLVPDGYHPVGAPPGYEVYYLNVMAGPTRTWKFHNDPDHEWLMKK; from the coding sequence ATGTCAGAACGTATTGTGAAACCCGTGGTCAACCCGGAGGGAGACGGTACACTTATAAACGTAACACCGGAGTCGGCAGGGTGGGAATATGTTGGCTTTCAGGTAGCGAAGCTGGCGGAGGGGGAGACGCTAACCCGTGAGAGCGGTGATCAGGAACTCTGTGTGGTGCTTCTCAGTGGTTTCGCCAATGTAAGTACCCGGGAGCACACATGGGATAATATCGGAAAAAGAATGAGTGTGTTCGAGAAAATTCCGCCGTATTCGGTCTACGTCTCAACTTCCGATCAAGTACAGATCACAGCACGTACCGAACTGGAAATCGCTATATGTGTTGCACCCGGTAAAGGCACGTACCCGGCTCGTCTCATTACACCCGAAGATGTAGGGGTAGAGGCGCGAGGGTATGGTAATCTGGAACGCCAGATTCACAACATTTTGCCGGAACAAAAGGAAGCGGACAGTTTGCTCGTTGTTGAGGTATTCACACCAGATGGGCATTGGTCCAGTTACCCGCCACATAAGCATGATCGGGACGCACTCCCGGATGAATCTTTGCTGGAAGAAACGTATTATTTCCGTGTGCAGCCTGAGCAGGGATTTGCCATTCAGCGCATATACTCGGATGATCGTTCTGTGGACGAGACGCTAGCAGTGAAAAACGGTGAAGTGGTGCTTGTTCCGGACGGATATCATCCGGTAGGCGCTCCTCCGGGGTATGAGGTCTACTATCTGAACGTGATGGCCGGGCCTACTCGGACTTGGAAATTCCATAACGATCCTGACCATGAGTGGTTAATGAAAAAGTAA
- the iolC gene encoding 5-dehydro-2-deoxygluconokinase yields the protein MTYVSFPVSRKKDFTAIGRLCIDLNANEINRPMEETMTFTKYVGGSPANITIGMSRLGMETAFIGKIAGDQMGRFIQSYLEKNGIDTSNVVTDDTGAVTGLAFTEIKSPTNCSILMYRDNVADLLLQAQEVQEQLIADSKVLLISGTALAQSPSREAVLQALTYAKKHGTVIVFDLDYRPYTWTSNEETAVYYNLAAEKCDIILGTREEFDMMETFDHNPDHSDQVTAQKWFDFSANIVVIKHGKEGSIAYTREGLSHRADSYPAKVVKTFGAGDSYAAGFLYGLMQGWTIERSMAYGSGAASIVISSHSCSNAMPTVEQVNDYIERCNRGEITVS from the coding sequence ATGACTTACGTATCCTTTCCGGTATCCAGGAAGAAGGATTTCACCGCGATTGGCCGCTTGTGCATCGACTTGAACGCCAATGAGATCAATCGCCCGATGGAAGAGACGATGACGTTTACGAAGTATGTTGGCGGCTCTCCGGCCAATATTACGATTGGCATGTCCAGACTGGGTATGGAGACGGCTTTTATCGGTAAAATCGCGGGTGACCAGATGGGCAGATTCATCCAGAGTTATTTGGAGAAGAACGGCATCGACACATCAAATGTAGTTACAGATGACACCGGAGCAGTGACAGGGCTTGCTTTTACCGAAATCAAAAGCCCAACCAATTGCAGTATCCTGATGTACCGGGACAATGTGGCTGATCTGTTATTACAAGCGCAAGAGGTGCAGGAGCAGTTGATTGCTGACTCCAAAGTGCTGCTAATCTCAGGCACAGCCCTCGCGCAGAGCCCATCCCGTGAAGCCGTATTACAGGCACTAACGTATGCGAAAAAACATGGCACAGTTATTGTGTTTGATCTGGACTATCGCCCATACACATGGACATCGAACGAAGAGACAGCGGTCTATTATAACCTCGCAGCCGAGAAATGCGATATCATCCTCGGCACACGTGAAGAGTTCGACATGATGGAGACATTCGACCACAATCCGGATCATAGCGATCAGGTAACTGCACAGAAATGGTTTGATTTCTCAGCGAATATTGTAGTAATCAAACACGGCAAGGAAGGGTCCATTGCTTATACGCGTGAAGGGCTTTCTCACCGTGCTGACAGCTATCCGGCAAAAGTGGTCAAAACGTTCGGGGCAGGCGACTCCTACGCAGCCGGGTTCCTGTATGGATTGATGCAGGGTTGGACGATTGAGCGCAGCATGGCATATGGCAGTGGCGCAGCAAGTATCGTCATTTCAAGCCACAGCTGTTCGAATGCGATGCCAACGGTGGAACAGGTGAATGATTACATCGAACGTTGCAATCGGGGCGAGATCACCGTGTCCTGA